The following are from one region of the Amycolatopsis sp. QT-25 genome:
- a CDS encoding type 1 glutamine amidotransferase domain-containing protein has translation MTTSLNGRRVAILAADGVEQVELVEPRKAVTDAGATAEVVSLEPGEIQAMNGDIDKADKFTVDRVVKDVTVDDFDALVLPGGTMNPDNLRADEDAVRFVRDFVNSGKPVGVICHGPWTLVEADVVRGRTLTSYPSVRTDIRNAGGTVVDQEVVIDDGLISSRNPGDLPAFCSAIVTAFAG, from the coding sequence ATGACGACATCGCTGAACGGACGCCGCGTGGCCATCCTCGCCGCGGACGGCGTGGAACAGGTCGAACTGGTCGAACCGCGCAAGGCGGTCACCGACGCCGGGGCGACGGCCGAGGTCGTCTCGCTGGAACCCGGGGAGATCCAGGCCATGAACGGCGACATCGACAAGGCGGACAAGTTCACCGTCGACCGGGTCGTCAAGGACGTCACGGTCGACGACTTCGACGCGCTCGTGCTGCCCGGCGGCACGATGAACCCGGACAACCTGCGCGCGGACGAGGACGCGGTCCGGTTCGTCCGCGATTTCGTGAACAGCGGCAAACCGGTCGGGGTCATCTGCCACGGTCCCTGGACGCTGGTCGAGGCCGACGTCGTCCGCGGCCGCACCCTCACTTCGTATCCCAGCGTGCGCACCGACATCCGCAACGCCGGCGGCACCGTCGTCGACCAGGAGGTCGTCATCGACGACGGCCTGATCTCGAGCCGGAATCCCGGCGACCTGCCCGCGTTCTGCTCCGCGATCGTGACCGCCTTCGCGGGGTAA
- a CDS encoding DNA topoisomerase IB: protein MRLRRADQGSPGIRRRRRGRGFGYSTPDGEPLRDQHTIERINALAIPPAWRQVWISPHENAHIQAVGVDDAGRKQYLYHAEWRRARDEEKHERVLALARKLPELRATVREDLDARGLKRERVLAGALRMIDLGVFRTGGESYAEEHGTHGVATLLCEHVELRDECLVCDYPAKHGIQRKVRLRDEALVRLVRSLRRVRGGDVRLLAYRDGDGWHEVKADDINARLREIVGEGFTAKDLRTWNATVLAASAFADKERPSSERGFKRTEKAVMTEVAEGLGNTPAVARRSYVDPRVVEAYRQDRTVERAVRRAGKVADSDLARQIVERAVVRLLNGS from the coding sequence ATGCGACTTCGGCGAGCGGACCAGGGGTCCCCCGGAATCCGGCGGCGGCGAAGAGGTCGTGGCTTCGGCTACTCGACCCCGGACGGCGAACCGCTGAGGGATCAGCACACGATCGAGCGCATCAACGCGCTGGCGATCCCGCCCGCCTGGCGGCAGGTGTGGATCTCCCCGCACGAGAACGCCCACATCCAGGCCGTCGGGGTGGACGACGCCGGGCGGAAGCAGTACCTCTACCACGCCGAATGGCGGCGGGCCAGAGACGAGGAGAAGCACGAACGCGTCCTGGCACTGGCCCGGAAACTGCCCGAACTGCGCGCAACGGTTCGGGAGGATCTCGACGCACGCGGCCTGAAGCGGGAGCGGGTGCTCGCCGGTGCCCTGCGCATGATCGATCTGGGTGTCTTCCGGACCGGCGGCGAGAGCTATGCCGAGGAGCACGGCACACACGGGGTGGCGACGTTGCTGTGCGAGCACGTCGAACTCCGCGACGAATGTCTCGTCTGCGATTACCCCGCCAAGCACGGCATCCAGCGGAAGGTCCGGTTGCGGGACGAGGCACTGGTGCGGCTGGTCCGCTCCCTCCGGCGGGTGCGCGGCGGCGACGTGCGCCTGCTCGCTTATCGCGACGGCGACGGCTGGCACGAGGTGAAGGCCGACGACATCAACGCCCGGCTCCGGGAAATCGTCGGCGAGGGCTTCACCGCCAAGGATCTGCGGACCTGGAACGCCACCGTCCTGGCCGCTTCGGCCTTCGCGGACAAGGAAAGACCTTCCAGCGAACGGGGGTTCAAGCGGACCGAGAAGGCCGTGATGACGGAAGTCGCCGAAGGTCTCGGCAACACGCCCGCCGTGGCACGCCGGTCCTATGTGGACCCGCGGGTGGTCGAGGCGTACCGGCAGGACCGGACCGTGGAACGCGCGGTGCGGCGGGCCGGGAAGGTAGCGGATTCCGATCTGGCGAGGCAGATCGTCGAGCGGGCGGTGGTGCGGCTACTGAACGGGTCGTGA